The Desulfovibrio porci DNA segment TGCCTTGCGGGGACATATTTTTTACATAATTGTTTGCGATTTCCAAAGCTTCTCCGGCTTTGGAAGGATCTGATATCAGCATATTATATACGGATGTGGCATAAATATTTTTATTGAAGTACTGATCTTCAGGGTGCGCGACGATAATGCCAGCGTTTGAGTAGATTTCAGTGTATTCATTCAGGCCGCTGGTATTGACATGTGAAACCATATCCTGCAGGCTTTCCAAAGCCATATCGGAAGAAACGATTCCAATAAATTCGTCATTTATCAGTATGGGAAAGACCAGACTTGTCATCAATACCGGCGTTCCCTGTACGTCATAGAAAAAAGGGTCAGTAATATATTCTTTTCCTGAATTTCTGGCCCCGGCATACCAGGCGTCTCCATCAAAATCCGACAGAGGCTCTACGCTTATTTCCCCATTCTGCATGCTCCAATACGGCGCATAGCGGCCGGACTTGTCGTAAAACGGGTATTGCCCGGCGTATTCAGCGTCTTTGCCGTCCAGTTTGTTCGGTTCGAAAGCCACGCAGAATGAAATAATGTATTTTTTTTGTTTTAATGAATTCTGCAGAATCGCATTCAGGGTGTCCCTGTCGGCTTCACCGCGATCTATCAATGTTTTGAAGACCGTCATCAGGGATTCTGATGAAACACGGGCTGCCTGAAGTTCCGATTTTATTTCGTAGCTGTATTTGGCCGCCATTTGATCTGCCAACGATAAAGCGTCTTCTCTGGACATCTCCATGCTCCGGTAGGAGACGACAAGGCCTACAACGCTGAATGTAATGGTAACTATCAGGGTTATCAGGAGAAACAGCTTCATCCTCAAATTCATGCTTTGAACCATGCACTTTCCTTCCTGACCGGGGCGGTCCTCATATCTTATTAATTTAATGGCAGAAATTTACCTAGCTGTCCAGCCTGTGGGGGCGGCTGAACCGATTCCGTCGGTGACTCAGCGGCCTCATTGCCTCTCCCGTGGGAAGGGGAAAATACTCCGCAATGTGGACGGGGAAGCTCGAAGGCGCAATGCGGCGCGTGTTGTGCCGCGGGCATCGGGCTTCAATAATGTGTTAAGCTTGCTGCGACGCCGATGCAGCGGATTCCGGACAACTGTCCGAGCGTATAGTTTCTGGCGGGTGCCGGAGAAGGGGGCGCGTGGGCTATCGCGCGCCGGGTAGGGGAATGCGGCAGGTTTGCGGCAGGCTGGAGATTCCCGCAATGCGGATATATTGCTGCGCGTTGGCGTCGCTGTACAGACCATCAGCGAGAGCATCAGGCGCAAAGCTCCCCCAATGCGGCAAGGAACGACAGCACAGAGCAAAGGGGCCGTGAACGCCGGGCACGGCCGGGACGCGGAAACGGATGTGAGGAACATGACGAATTTCCGTTCGCCATGTTCCTTGCTTTTTTCAGGGGGCGGGGCGCAGACTTCCACCCTGCAGAGCAGGCACTTAAGCGGTTCCGCGCCGCTGTCCGGATCAAAATGTTCATGCCCGAAGAGCAAGTTGGCGTTGCTTCTGAAGCAGCCGAAGTCCGGTCCTTCCTCTTCCGGAAACCACCAGACATGCTCGGCATGCACGACGTCAACGGGCAGGCGTTCATCCTGGTTCAGAAAAAACTCTTGCGCGCCGTAGGGAGTGCCACTCGAAGCTTCTGGCCTTGTACAAATCCGGCGGCATCCGCCGCGTCCGGGTGCTGTCCACATGGGGAAGAGGCCGGAGTTTGCGCCGGGCGGCAATCTGACGGCGGTAGATGTAGAGTGTCAACACGTTGTTCACCCCGCAGAGAGTTTTGAGGCTGGAGGTTTTCTGCCAAGAGCTGTGTGGGGACGCAGGAAATTGTAACATTGCGTCCAGATCGGCAGATACGCTGTTCGTTTTCACGAATGAGTATACGTTCTTGCGTATGCCCACTCTTTTAAGGTCGTCCTGATGAACCGTTCCGCCTTACCACCAGGTTGAGATGATAAGGCCGTGTGCGCTTATGCTTTATGCCCAGCTCGCAACAAGCTTTTCGGAGCTTCCACGACGTGGAGCAAGAGCCGTTATCCGTCAGGACGCGCTCCACTTTGATGCCGTGTCCGGCGTACCAGGCAACGGCAAACCATAAAAACTCCACTGCGGATTCCGCTGTTTCATCCGGCAAGACCGTCATCCCGTTCGCCACGCATGGCGGCAGCGGCTTTTCCGACGCCATTGAGACCATTGCCGGACTCCAGCCGAAAGCCCATGTCGTAAGAGAAGACTTTACCATTTCCCGGAACCGCATGGAGCAGGCGGAATCCGGCGTGGCGGAATGGCTGAAGAAACTCGGCTTCAAAAGATAAAGGAGAAAACCATGAGCAAACAGTTTCTTGTTCCGGCGAGCAGCCAGCGCAAAAACGGCAACTCCGCCGCCTTGTGCCGTGAATTCACGCGCGGCGCGGAGGAAAGCGGGCATCATGTGGAAACGATTTTCTTGCGTGACAAGAAAATCGGCTATTGTCTGGCCTGTTACCACTGCAAGAACAGCGGCGGCGTCTGTGCCATCAAGGATGATATGGCGGATATCCTCGACAAGATGAATGACGCCGATGTGATCGTCATGGCCAGTCCCGTCTATTTCTATGCCATTGATGCCCGGATGAAGCCCCTCATTGATCGCACTGTGGCGCAATGGCTGACCATCAAAAACAAGGAGTTTTACCACATTATGACAGCAGCAGAGAATAGTGACACGGTCATGGACTGTACGCTCGAATGTTTTCGCGGCTTTGCCAAATGCCTCAAGGGTTCCGTTGAGCGTGGCGTCATTTACGGAAAAGGCGTATATGAAGCCGGAGCTGTTCAATCCATGCCGGTTATGAAAGAAGCCTATGCAATGGGTCGTCGGGCCTGAGGAGGATACCGCATGGAAAAATGTCTGCGGGAAATATCCAGAGCTCCATGCGGCCAGGTAACGACAGATGATTACAATGGCAGTTGGGAATACCGCGCCAAAAGCGACGTCAAGTGGACCGTGCACTCCGGTGCACATACCTTTGGGGCATCTCCCGGCCGCGAACTTCAGAGAGCCGCAATGGGCACAAGAAGAACCCAAGACCAGGAGGATCTATTCGCATGATCTTGAAGTGACAGGAAGGCGGCGGAGATTTTTCAGACGATCACCAATTGCGAAAGTTCCGCCAATAAAAAAGGGTTACCGCAATGCGGTAACCCCGTAATGTCTGGCGGAGAGGGGGAGATTCGAACTCCCGGTGCGCTGTTAACGCACACACGATTTCCAATCGTGCTCCTTAGACCAGCTCGGACACCTCTCCATAAATGGACCAGCGTTGACGCTCGTCCATAAAGCCGAATCTGTATATGCTAAAACCGTGTCAGTCGCAAGCAAAAAGTGCGGCCCGCATCACCATAAATTGTCCGGCGGCTTGCCGCCGGGGGGCGTATCGCTTTTTTCCCTCCACCGGAGGTGCTCAATATACGGCGCTCACGGGCTGTGATTGGCGAAGGGGGTGCCTTCGCAGCCTTTTTTGAAAAGCCAGGCCAAGGCCAGTACAATCACAATGGCCAGAATGCTCCAGAACATGTTTTTTCCCGTGCCGTCGGCCGGTTCAGGATTTGTCTTTCGTCTTCTTGTCCTCACCGGAGCGCGGCGGACGTTTTTTGCCGCCCCGCGCTCCGCGCTGAAAGGCCCAGAGGCCGAAGGCGGCCAGCAGGGTAATGCCCAGAGCGTTGAGGGTCAGATAGTCCATGGCGGGGCCGCCGTCAGGCCGAAATGCCGATCTGGTTGAAGCCGCTGTCCACGTAGATCACTTCGCCGGTGATAGCGTGGGAGAGCTCCGAAGCCAGAAAGACCGCCGCGCCTCCCACATCCGTGGTGCTGACGTTGCGACGCAGGGGGGCATGGGTTTCCACATGGTTGAAAATGTCCTTGAGACTGGACACCGCCGAGGCGGCCAGGGTCTTGATGGGCCCGGCGCTGAGGGCGTTGACGCGCACGCCCTTGGGGCCCAGGTCATAGGCCAGGTAACGCACCGAGGCTTCCAGGGCGGCCTTGGCCACGCCCATGACGTTGTAGCCGGGAATGATCTTGGTGGAGCCGTGGTAGGTCATGGTGATCACCGAGCTGCCGTCGTGGAGCAGGGGCTCGAAGGCCCGGCAGAGCCCGGTGAGCGAGTAGGCGGAAACCTCCAGGGCCAGCTTGAAGCCGTCGCGCGAGGTATCCACGAAGCGGCCCGCCAGATCCTCGCGGTTGGCGAAGGCCACGGAATGCACGAGAATGTCCAGATCGCCCCATTTTTCCTTGACCAGGTCGGCGGCGGCCTGAATCTGGGCGTCGTCGCAGACGTCGCACTGGAAGGTGAACTCCCCGCCGAGTTCCTCGCTCAGGGGTTCCACACGTTTTTTGATGGCGTCGCCCACGTAGTTGAAGGCCAGCCGGGCCCCCTGGGCTTTAAGACATGAGGCTATGCCGTAGGCAATGCTTCTATTGTTGGCGAGCCCCATGATCAGGGCTTTTTTACCTTGCAGCAGCATGGCTTCTCCTTGAAAACAAGCCGGCGCGCCGGCCTTTGGTTGGTGTTTATGCAAAGGGCGATGCCCGTTATATTTCCCGGGTCAGAATTTCGTAGGCTTCCTTGTAGCGGTCCGCCGTGGCCCGGATGACTTCCTCGGGCAGATGCGGCGGGGGCGGCTGCATGTTCCAGGGCTGCTTCTTGAGCCAGTCGCGCAGATACTGCTTGTCGAAACTGGGCTGGCCCTGACCGGCCTTGTACTGGTCAGCGGGCCAGAAGCGCGAGGAATCGGGCGTGAGCACTTCGTCGATGAGGTGCAGACGGCCGTCGATAAAGCCGAATTCAAATTTGGTGTCCGCCACGATGATGCCGCGTCCGGCGGCAAAGGCGCGCCCGGCCTCGTAAATGGCCAGGGAGGTCTTTTCCGCCAGGCGGGCCGTGTCCTCGCCCAGCAGGCGGGCGGCCTCGGCCACGCTGATGTTTTCATCGTGCCGGCCCAGTTCCGCCTTGGTGGAGGGCGTGAACAGGGCGGGTTCCAGTTTGTCCGATTCGCGCAGACCCTCGGGCAGGGTGTAGCCGCAGACCTGGCCGGTGGCCTGATAGTCCTTCCAGCCGGAACCCGTGATATAGCCGCGCACGATGCATTCCACCGGCAGGGGCTTGGCCTTGCGCACCAGCACGGCGCGGCCTTCCAACTCGTCCTTCCAGGGATCCAGGGCGGAGGGGAAGCGGCTCACGTCGCTTTCTAGCAGATGGTTGGGAATGATGTCCCTGAATTTTTCCATCCAGAACAGGGTGATCTTGTTCAGGATCACGCCCTTGTAGGGAATGGGCTCGCTCATGATCACGTCAAAGGCCGACATGCGGTCCGTGGTGACGATGAGCAGGGTTTTTTCGTCCACGTTGTAGATGTCGCGCACTTTGCCGCGCGAAAGCAGGGGATAGGCGGTGATGTCCGTTTTGACGACGACTTTCATGGGGGCTCCTGTTGTGCGCTATTTGTGCCGGCGGGCTTCCACCGAGCGGGCGTGGGCTTCCAGTCCTTCCAGACGGGCCAGCGCGGCAATGGCCGGGGCGTTTTGCAGCAGAAAGGCCGAGGACGCGGCCACGATGCTGGTTTTTTTGCAGAAGGTCTGCACGGAAAGGGCCGAGGAAAAGCGCGCTGTGCCCAGGGTGGGCAACACATGGTTGGGCCCGGCGTAGTAGTCGCCCACAGCCTCGGGGCTGTGCTGGCCCATGAAGACCGCGCCCGCGTGACGGATGTGCGGCAGCACGGCCCAGGGGTCGCGGGTGCAGATTTCCAGATGCTCCGGGGCCACGCGATTGGCCACGGCCACGGCCACGCTGAGGTTGGGCACCACCACGATGGCCCCCCAGTCCAGCAGCGAGCGCCCGGCGGTCTGCGCTCTGGGCAGGCTCGCGCACTGGCTGTCCAGCTCCTGCTGGATGCTTTCGGCCAGCCGGGGGTCGTCCGTAATGCAGATGGCCGAGGCCAGGGGATCGTGCTCGGCCTGGGAGAGCATGTCCGCCGCGATCCAGGCGGGATTGGCCGATGAATCGGCCAGCACCAGGACTTCGCTGGGCCCGGCGATCATGTCGATGCCCACCGTGCCCTGAACCAGGCGCTTGGCCGTGGTGACATAAATATTGCCCGGCCCGGCGATGACGTCCACGGGCGGCAGGCTCGGCGTGCCGTAGGCCAGGGCCGCGATGCTCCAGGCTCCGCCCACGCGGTAGACTTCGTCGATGTCCAGCAGATGGGCGGCGGCCAGAATATGCGGATTGACGCTGCCGTCCTTGCGGGGCGGAGTGCAGACCGCCAGGCGCGGCACGCCCGCCACCTGGGCGGGAATGGCGTTCATCAGCAGGCTGGAAACCAGAGGCGTGTTGCCGCCCTGGCCGCCGGGCACGTACAGACCCACGGCGTCCACAGGCAGAACCCGCTGGCCCAGAATGCTGCCGTCCGGGCGGGTCAGAAACCAGGATTTCTCCAACTGGGCTTCGTGGAAGGCGCGGATATTGGCTGCGGCTCCGCTGATCTGCTCCCGGCTTTCCACGGAAACCGAGGCGGCGGCGCGGGCGATTTCCTGTTCGCTCACGCGCAGGGGCGGCGCGAAATCCGGACAGTCGAAACGGCGGGTGAAATCAACAAGAGCGTCGTCGCCCTTCTCCCGCACGGCGGTGAGCATGTCCCGCACCGCGTTTTCAACCCCGTCGCCGGGGTTGCTGCGGCCCTTCAGCCATTGGGCGGCTTTGGGCCATTCCTGATCAGTCTGTAGGGTCAAAATACGGCATGTCATAAGCTAGTCCTCTCAGCAATCGGACTAATATACAGGAGGGACGCAAAAATGTCGAGGCGCGCGGCGGCAATGAACTTCACCGGCGCGGCCGCATCTTGACAGCGGGGCGCGGCGACCTTACTCAATACAGATATACACCGCCCTAGTGTGCATCCGCCGGATGACGTTGTCGGGGCGCGTTTCAGGAGGAAGCATGCGGCGTCATACGATGCAGTCATATATGCGGGCGGCTCAGGCCGGCGAGGAATTGCAAGATGAAAACGGCGAATCCCGGCCGGATCAGGAGGGCCTGAACCCGGACGGCGAAGAAGCCCTGGCGGCGGAAGACGCGGAGGCCGCGGCGGAACAGTCGCAGGTCGAGGCGCGCATCAAGGCCGAGGTAGAAGAGCTGCGCCTGCGCTCGGCCGCGGAAATGGACAATTTCAAAAAGCGTCTCAACCGCGAGCATCAGGAACAGATGCGCTATGCCGCCGAAAAGGTGCTCAGCGATCTGCTGCCCACGCTGGACAATCTGGATCTGGCCCTGCAATACGGAAGCAAGCACGAGGCCTGCAAGGACATGTTGCAGGGCGTGGCCATGACCCGCAAACTGCTGCTGGAAGCCGTGACCAAACACGGCCTGACGCCGCTGGGCGAAGAGGGCGAGGAATTCAGCCCGGAAGTGCACGAGGCCGTGGGCTTTGAGGCCAGGCCGGATCTCGCCCCCGGCGTGGTGGCCCGCGTGCTCCAGCGGGGCTACAAGCTGGGCGACCGCTTGCTGCGCCCGGCCAAGGTGATGATCAACCAGTAGGCGGAGCCGTCCAAAAGGCGCGCCTTGCGTCCGCGACTGTTTCCCCGCCGGGTCGTCCCGGCGGGGTTTCGCTTATCGGGCGTGCGCTCCGGCCGGACTGTCGGCCTCATCTTGGTCGGAATAGTGCTCCGCAATGTTCCGGAACTGGTCCTGAATGGCCGCGAAAGCGTCCACCACATCCGGGTCGAACTGCGTGCCGCGTCCGGCCAGGATGATTTTTGCGGCCATGTCGTGGCTCATGGGCGGCTTGTAGACGCGCTGGCTGCGCAGGGCGTCGTAAACGTCGGCCACGCTCATCAACCGGGCCGAGAGGGGAATTTCCTCACCCTTGAGTCCGCGCGGATAGCCCATGCCGTCCCAGCGTTCGTGGTGGCAATAGGCGATGTCGCTGGCGACGCGCAAAAAGGAATTGCCGCCCAGCACCTGCTCGGCCGAGGCCAGCACCGCGCGCCCGCGCACGGTGTGTTCCTTCATGGCCTCGTATTCCTCGTCGGTCAGCGGCCCCGGCTTCTGCAGCACGGCGTCGGCAATGGCCACCTTGCCCACGTCGTGCAGGGGCGCGGACAGGTACAGCCAGGAGATGGTGTCCGCGTTAAGCTGTTCCGCGTACTTGGGCAGCGACGCCATGTGTTCGGCCAGGGCCCGCACGTAATTCTGGGTGCGCTTGATGTGCGCTCCTGTCTCCGGGTCGCGCCATTCAGCCAGACTGGCCATGGCGTGAATGGTGGCTTCCTGGGTCAGGGCCAGTTGGCGGGTGCGCTCGTCCACCAGTTCCTTAAGGTGGTCGCGGTAGCGTTTGAATTCCAGCTGGTTGGCCACACGGCTGCGCACCAGCGAGGCCTGAAAGGGTTTTTTGATGTAGTCCTGCGCGCCCAGGGAAAGACCCTCGGCCTCATCGACTTCCTCGTTCTGGGCCGTGATGAACATGACCGGAATGTCGCGGGTGCGCTGCGACTCCTTGAGTCGGCGGCAGACGTCATAGCCGTTCATGCCGGGCATGATCACGTCCAGCAGGATGAGGTCCGGCGTGGGGTCGCCTGCGGCCAGGCGCAGGGCGTCTTGGCCGTTTTTGGCGAACATGATGGTATAGTCCCCGCGCAGGCTTTCGCTCAGAATGCGCAGGTTTTCCGGCGCATCGTCCACGATCAGCACGCGGCTGGCAATGGAGGGGGCGGCGAGGCTCACGACTTTTTCCCGGCCATCAGCGGCGGCAGCTTTTCGGACAGGTACTCCGCCATACGGCGTACCAGGCGGCTTTCCGCGCTCACCAGCACGTCATAGGTTTTGCCCCCCACCATTTCCTCGGCGGCATAGATGCCCCGGCCCAGAATGGCGTCGTCCCTGTTCCGCAGCGACCAGCGCGCCTCCAGCACGGCCTTGTCGTCAAAATTTCCGTCCAGGCGCTGCACGTCCAGCAGCAGGGTGAAGTCGCCGCTGCTCTCGTCGCCGGAGGGCAGCACATTGACGCCCCCGGCCAGCAGCGGCGGGGTCAGCGTTTCCTGGACGACGCGGCGCACGCCGTGCCCCAGCGGTTCGGCCCAGGCGTGGAACTCGGCTATGATCAGACGGGTCCGGCCGTCCACGCGGCTGACGATGCCGTTGCGGTCCAGATATTCCGGCACGTTGACCTGGGCCACGCGCAGGCTTTTGGCGGGCAGGCCGTCGGCCTGCACCGGTCCCAATGAACTTTCCAGCAGATAATAATTTGTGGGCGTGCTGCGGCCGCAGGCGGTCAGCAGCGTCAGCAGCGCGGCCAGCAATACAAGGCGGCGTGACATCAGCGTTTTCCTTTTTTGCCCTTGAGCAGAGCTTCCGGGTTGCGTTCAAGCATATCCGTGAGATCGCGCAGCGAACGGGCCGCGGCGATGGCTTCCTTGAGCAGGCGGCGCAGGTCGTTCATGGTCGGTGAATCGCGCCCCAGCACGCTCTCGGCCGATCCCGTGGCCCTGCGCAACTGTTCGGCGGCCTGGGCCATATTGGTCATGGCGTCGCGGAAGGCCGCCAGCGCGCCGGGCAGTTCCTGGCGCACGGCCTTGGCCGCGCCGTCGATCTGCTGCAGGGCGCTGTCCGCCGCGTTGCGCAGGGGGCTGTCTTTGAGTATCTGCTGCGCCTCGGCGAAGGTGCCCGCAAAAGCGGCGATGCCCTCCTTGAGCTTGCCGTCGGCCAGGGCCTGGGACAGGTTCTCCAGAATGGAATCCAGCGAATGGACCATCTGCTCCAGGGGCAGTTTGGCCAGGGTGCGCTGGAGCGTGTCAATGGGCGAGGGCACGGTGGGAATTTCCAGGTCCGGCGTGGAGGAGCGGAAATTGGCCGGGGTGTCCGGATAAAAATCCAGCTCCACGCGATACTGGCCGGTGATCAGGCTCTGCAACTGCAGACGGGCGCGCAGGCCGCGCTGGACCATGCGTCGGATGATCTCCTGCTGGAAGGACTCGGAAACGCCTGTGCCGCTGGAGCGCACGAAGCTTTTTTCGTCAATGCGGATGAGCACCGGGATGGTCACGTTGGAGTCGCGCGAATTGGCCACCAGGCTGATCTGGGTGACGCTGCCCATGGGCACGCCGCGAAAGACCACGGGCGCGCCGATGGAAAGGCCACTCACCGAACCGTCGAAATACAGCACGTATTCGACGTCGCTGCTGAACAGGCGTCCCCCGCCCAGCAGGATCACGCCCAGGGCGAAGAGGGCGATGCCGCCCAGCACAAAAGCGCCCACCGTTGTTTTGTATGCTTGTGAGGTCATGCTGAGATATCCTTGTCCGGCGGGGCTGTCCCGGCGTCACCGGCGAGGCCGGCGGCGGGGGCTTCGCGTCCGCCGCCTCTGGTCAGGAAGAGCAGAGCGCGTTTTTCGGTATGGGGGTCGCGGACCAGTTCGTTGGGATTGCCCCTGGCCGTGACCGAGCGGGTCTTGGCGTCCAGAAAGATGCTGTTGCTGGCAATGGAAAAAATGCTGGCCAGTTCGTGGGAGACAATGACGAAAGTGGTGCCCAGGGTGTCCCGCAGTTCCAGAATCAGATCGTCCAGCAGACGTGAGCTGACCGGGTCCAGACCGGCGGAGGGCTCGTCCAGAAAGAGGATCCGGGGGTCCAGGGCCAGGGCGCGGGCCAGACCGGCGCGCTTGCGCATGCCGCCGCTGATCTCCGAAGGGTAGTAATCCTCAAAGCCGGCCAGTCCGGCCAGGGCCAGCTTGAGTGAGGCCTGCTCGCGGATTTCCTCGTCGTCCAGGTCCGTGTACTGCTGGAGGGGCAGGCCCACATTTTCGGCCAGGGTCATGGAACTCCACAGCGCTCCGCCCTGGAAGAGCACGCCCGCGTGGCGCATGATCCGGCGGCGCGCGTCCTCGCCGCCGCCCCAGAAGTCCGTGCCGTCGTAGAGCACCTGTCCGGCCTGGGGGGACTTGAGGCCCATGAGCACCCGCAGCAGAGTGCTTTTGCCGCAGCCCGAACCGCCCATGATGAAAAAGACATCTCCGGCGCGCACGTCGAAATTCACGTCGCGCATGAGCACAAAAGAGCCGTAGCCTACCTGGAGGTCACGCACGCTGACCCGGATCTCGCGTCCGTCCGTTCCGGCGGGTTCCGCCGTCGGCGTATTTTTCGCGTCCGTTTCCCTGGTCATGTCAGACGCCCAGCACGTTGCAGATGACGGTGATGACGGCCGTGGCCACGATGATGCCCACAATGGAATGGACCACCGCCGTGGTGGTGGCCTGACCCACGGCCTGGGCGCTGCGCCCGCAGCGCATGCCCTGATAGCAGCCTGCCACGGCGATGATGACCCCGAACACCGTGCCGTAGACCAGGCCGATGATCACATGCTTGAAGGGCACCATCTGGGTGGTGGCGTTGAAATATTCCATGGGGTTGAGGCCCAGCATCATAACGCCCACCAGATAGCCGCCCAGCACGCCCATGAGGTCGGCGTAGAGGGTCAGCAGGGGCACCATGGCCGTGAGTGCCAGCACGCGCGGCAGCACCAGAAAGTCCACGGGCGAAATGCCCAGGGTGGACAGGGCGTCCACTTCTTCGTTGACCTGCATGGTGCCGATGAGGGCCGCGTAAGCCGCGCCCACCCGGCCCGACATGACCACGCCCACCATGATCGCGCCCATGACCCGCAGCATGCCGATGCCCACCAGGCCCGCCACATAGATCTGCGCGCCGAACTGGGTCAGCTGCACCGCGCCCACAAAGGCCAGGATCAGGCCGAAGAGCAGGCTGGTGAGGGAAATGATCGGCAGGGCCTGCACGCCGCATTCGTGCATGGCCGCCACGAAATCCTGCGGGCGCATCTTGGCGCGGCCCAGGAAAAGCCGCCAGAGCGAGAGCGTGACTTCGCCGCAGAAATTGAGAAAGTCCGCCGCCTTGGGCGGCAGGGAGACGACGCTGTCCCCCATCCGGTATAAAAAGGACGTGTCGGCTTTTTTGCGGGCCGCGCCTTCCTGGGCGGGCACGGCGAAGGCCATGTGCAGCAGGCGTTTCAGGCCTTCCGGCAAATCCAGCTCCACGGAGAGCTCGCGGGCGCGCGCGGCCTTGACCAACTGGACCAGAAAGACCAGCAGGCTGGTGTCCCACTGGCCCAGATCCGTAGCCTCCAGGCGCAGTTCGCGCACACGTTGGTCCGCAAGGCCGGTCAGAGCCGCGTCGGCCTCTTCGGGCCAGGGCTCTTCCATATTCCAGCGGCCGCCCACGTTTACGAGCCAGAGCGGCCCCCTGGCCGAAGCTGTCACTTGCGGACTTGTTTCCATCCCTATACTATACCCGCAGCATCTGTTCTCCGCAAGCAGCGGCGCCGGCCGCACCGCGCAAACCTCAACCCCACTGCCGCCATGTCACTGAAAGAACGCCTGGGCCTTGCCGCTGATCCCATTTTTTTGATGGACGGTTCCGCCTTTATTTACCGGGGATTTTTTGCCAATAAAAATATGCAGCGCTCCGACGGTTTTCCCACCAACGCCCTGGTGGTGGTGACCCGCGTGCTCTTGCGCATCCTGCGCGAGGAGCGGCCCAGGTATTTCGCTTTCGTCAAGGACGGCAAGGGCAAGAATTTCCGGCACGAGATTTTTCCGCTCTACAAGGCCAACCGTGACGCCATGCCCGAGGATCTGGCGCGCCAGATCGACCCCATCTTGCGCATGGTGCGGGCGCTGGGCCTCAAGCTGGAAATTTCCGAGGGCTGCGAGGCCGACGACTGCATAGCCTCCCTGGCGGCCCGTTTTTCCGCCGAGCATCCGGTGGTCATCGTCAGCGGCGACAAGGATCTGAAGCAGTGTCTGGGCCCCAACGTCTATATGTGGGATCCGGCGGCGCGCGAGGAAAAACTGCTCAGCGAGGCCGAATTCCGGGCCGAAAGCGGGGTCAGCCCGGCCCAGTGGCCCGACGTGCAGGCCCTGGTGGGCGACGCCAGCGACAATATCCCCGGCGTGCCGGGCATCGGCCCCAAGACCGCGCGCCAGATTTTCGAGATCTGCCCCAGTCTGGAGGACATCCGGGATCATTTCGCCCTGCTGCCGCCCAAAATCCAGGACAAGATGCGCGGCCATCTGGAGGACATGTTCACTTGGCGCGAACTGACCACGCTCTCGCTCCAGGTCTGCACGGATCTGCATCTGAACGATCTGGCCGTGCAGCCGCTGGACGTGCCTGAATGCCGCTCCCTGGCCGAGGAATTCGAACTTTTCGCCCTGCGCCGGGAAATGGCCGCGCTGCTGCGCCGCTTGAGCGAGGATGAGACGGCTGCGTCGCGTCCGGTGGAGCAGGCCGGCACTGCCGCGCCTCTTGCTGAGGCCGCCGACGCGGCCGCCACGCGGAAGAACGGGGTACAAACGGCTTCAGCCGCGTCCGCGCAGCCCGGCGGCGCGGCGCGTCCTCAGATCCGCGCGGGCGCGCAGATGAGCCTGCTGGAAGCGGTGGAGGAACCCCTGGCGCCCGAACTGTCCGACGCGGCCTCCCTGCCGGACTGCGCGGGCCGCCCGGTGGCCCTGATCTGGCCGCAGGGCCCCAAGCAGCCGCCGCATCTGGCCGTGGGCGATTCCTTGTCCGGGGCTGCGGACGTGGCGGAATACTGCTGGACCGGACGCATGGATGCTCTCTGCGTCTGGTTGCAACCGGCCCGGCGGCTGGTGGTGGCCGACCTCAAGGCCCTGCTCACCGCCGCGCCCTGCTGGCGCGATTTGCCTTTGGGCGAAACGCCGCCGCGCTGTTTCGATCTGGGCCTGGCCGCCTATCTGCTCAATCCCGAGGAAAGCGACTACGGCTGGCCCCGGCTGGCCGCGCGCTGGGGAGCCTCCCTGAAACCGGAGGGCGGCGGCCCGGCCCGGCTGGCGCTGGCCATGGCCGAA contains these protein-coding regions:
- a CDS encoding HD-GYP domain-containing protein translates to MSLAAPSIASRVLIVDDAPENLRILSESLRGDYTIMFAKNGQDALRLAAGDPTPDLILLDVIMPGMNGYDVCRRLKESQRTRDIPVMFITAQNEEVDEAEGLSLGAQDYIKKPFQASLVRSRVANQLEFKRYRDHLKELVDERTRQLALTQEATIHAMASLAEWRDPETGAHIKRTQNYVRALAEHMASLPKYAEQLNADTISWLYLSAPLHDVGKVAIADAVLQKPGPLTDEEYEAMKEHTVRGRAVLASAEQVLGGNSFLRVASDIAYCHHERWDGMGYPRGLKGEEIPLSARLMSVADVYDALRSQRVYKPPMSHDMAAKIILAGRGTQFDPDVVDAFAAIQDQFRNIAEHYSDQDEADSPAGAHAR
- a CDS encoding PqiC family protein; protein product: MSRRLVLLAALLTLLTACGRSTPTNYYLLESSLGPVQADGLPAKSLRVAQVNVPEYLDRNGIVSRVDGRTRLIIAEFHAWAEPLGHGVRRVVQETLTPPLLAGGVNVLPSGDESSGDFTLLLDVQRLDGNFDDKAVLEARWSLRNRDDAILGRGIYAAEEMVGGKTYDVLVSAESRLVRRMAEYLSEKLPPLMAGKKS
- a CDS encoding MlaD family protein, encoding MTSQAYKTTVGAFVLGGIALFALGVILLGGGRLFSSDVEYVLYFDGSVSGLSIGAPVVFRGVPMGSVTQISLVANSRDSNVTIPVLIRIDEKSFVRSSGTGVSESFQQEIIRRMVQRGLRARLQLQSLITGQYRVELDFYPDTPANFRSSTPDLEIPTVPSPIDTLQRTLAKLPLEQMVHSLDSILENLSQALADGKLKEGIAAFAGTFAEAQQILKDSPLRNAADSALQQIDGAAKAVRQELPGALAAFRDAMTNMAQAAEQLRRATGSAESVLGRDSPTMNDLRRLLKEAIAAARSLRDLTDMLERNPEALLKGKKGKR
- a CDS encoding ABC transporter ATP-binding protein, with protein sequence MTRETDAKNTPTAEPAGTDGREIRVSVRDLQVGYGSFVLMRDVNFDVRAGDVFFIMGGSGCGKSTLLRVLMGLKSPQAGQVLYDGTDFWGGGEDARRRIMRHAGVLFQGGALWSSMTLAENVGLPLQQYTDLDDEEIREQASLKLALAGLAGFEDYYPSEISGGMRKRAGLARALALDPRILFLDEPSAGLDPVSSRLLDDLILELRDTLGTTFVIVSHELASIFSIASNSIFLDAKTRSVTARGNPNELVRDPHTEKRALLFLTRGGGREAPAAGLAGDAGTAPPDKDISA
- a CDS encoding MlaE family ABC transporter permease encodes the protein METSPQVTASARGPLWLVNVGGRWNMEEPWPEEADAALTGLADQRVRELRLEATDLGQWDTSLLVFLVQLVKAARARELSVELDLPEGLKRLLHMAFAVPAQEGAARKKADTSFLYRMGDSVVSLPPKAADFLNFCGEVTLSLWRLFLGRAKMRPQDFVAAMHECGVQALPIISLTSLLFGLILAFVGAVQLTQFGAQIYVAGLVGIGMLRVMGAIMVGVVMSGRVGAAYAALIGTMQVNEEVDALSTLGISPVDFLVLPRVLALTAMVPLLTLYADLMGVLGGYLVGVMMLGLNPMEYFNATTQMVPFKHVIIGLVYGTVFGVIIAVAGCYQGMRCGRSAQAVGQATTTAVVHSIVGIIVATAVITVICNVLGV